The following are encoded together in the Montipora foliosa isolate CH-2021 chromosome 12, ASM3666993v2, whole genome shotgun sequence genome:
- the LOC137979220 gene encoding uncharacterized protein, producing MNSDTSQGNSLRSHVQGLVLLEEIGSGSYGNVYHARWKGKDVAAKRFHSILFQNGFSHQQYMRDFQREREVLETLDHPNVVKLKTVLLPKGHSPIIITELLHCDLEKYIRVSTTSPKVPEMNLIQIATDVIEGLEYMHGLQSPIVHRDLATKNILLTINGNAKIADFGVSKVFSAGCDMYATQVPGTLVYAAPETYPAMRQFQVIEGPKYGPKVDVFSFGAVLLCMIVGHEPLVWPMTPLTKDGQMISEHERRKHDIDEMGEHSLKQLVFDCLQNDSQLRPDVKDIKDELKGYKWRVVRQHNDCEPDETVIELVNTRPVYDYKFKVLLIGDRGVGKSCLFNRFRNPAYNVYMSTTTVGVEIDRPSFRYGSKFVRLEVADTAGQEHLFAIQRMYFRGVHGIFLVFDVTNRESFHDILKWLEIAQQYCTENSVSIILIGNKIDQVHKRQVSVEEGHAIAGVHNLSFMEASALNVESIEKMFKTMIQLLVKAVDLSSIKIELKDRNDKVKLEELPKKSTCNKCKKQ from the exons ATGAATTCTGATACATCCCAGGGAAACTCTCTAAGGTCGCATGTTCAAGGTCTGGTCTTATTGGAAGAAATCGGAAGTGGTTCTTATGGAAACGTTTACCATGCACGGTGGAAGGGAAAAGACGTTGCAGCGAAGAGGTTTCACTCCATCCTTTTCCAGAACGGCTTCAGTCACCAACAGTACATGAGGGACTTTCAACGTGAAAGGGAGGTTTTGGAAACGCTTGATCACCCCAATGTGGTCAAGCTAAAGACCGTACTACTTCCAAAAGGGCATTCCCCTATAATCATTACAGAACTTCTTCACTGTGATCTAGAGAAGTACATTAGGGTGTCTACAACTTCACCAAAAGTCCCGGAAATGAATTTGATTCAAATAGCAACTGACGTAATCGAAGGCCTGGAGTACATGCACGGCCTTCAATCTCCAATCGTTCATCGTGACTTAGCAACAAAGAATATATTGCTCACGATAAATGGTAATGCCAAGATTGCAGATTTCGGTGTATCTAAAGTGTTTTCTGCAGGGTGCGACATGTATGCTACCCAAGTGCCAGGGACACTAGTGTATGCAGCCCCTGAGACCTACCCTGCTATGAGGCAGTTCCAGGTCATAGAAGGCCCCAAGTATGGTCCAAAGGTTGACGTGTTTTCATTTGGTGCAGTGCTCCTGTGTATGATTGTAGGACATGAGCCTTTGGTTTGGCCTATGACTCCACTTACTAAAG ATGGTCAGATGATTAGTGAACATGAAAGGCGGAAACATGACATTGATGAGATGGGAGAACATTCTCTAAAACAGCTGGTGTTTGATTGCTTGCAAAATGACAGCCAGTTACGACCAGATGTAAAGGACATCAAGGATGAGCTCAAGGGCTACAAATGGCGAGTTGTAAGACAGCATAATGACTGTGAGCCAGATGAGACTGTGATTGAATTGGTTAACACCCGACCAGTTTATGATTATAAGTTCAAAGTACTCCTTATTGGTGACAGGGGAGTTGGAAAATCATGTTTATTTAATCGGTTTCGAAACCCTGCTTATAACGTGTACATGAGCACAACAACTGTAGGGGTAGAAATTGATAGACCTTCATTTAGATATGGCTCCAAGTTCGTCCGTTTAGAGGTTGCTGACACTGCAGGTCAAGAGCATCTCTTTGCTATTCAGAGGATGTATTTCCGTGGAGTCCATGGCATATTCCTTGTATTTGATGTGACCAACCGTGAAAGTTTTCATGACATTCTAAAATGGCTAGAAATTGCTCAGCAGTACTGCACTGAAAATAGTGTATCAATCATTTTAATTGGAAACAAGATTGATCAAGTTCACAAACGTCAGGTTTCTGTTGAGGAAGGCCACGCAATTGCTGGGGTTCATAATCTTAGTTTTATGGAAGCTAGTGCTTTGAATGTGGAGAGCATTGAGAAAATGTTTAAGACTATGATTCAGCTGCTGGTAAAAGCCGTCGACCTGAGCTCAATAAAGATTGAACTTAAAGACAGAAATGACAAGGTCAAGTTGGAAGAGTTGCCAAAGAAATCTACATGCAATAAGTGTAAAAAACAATGA